The following coding sequences lie in one Mycobacterium sp. DL440 genomic window:
- a CDS encoding ABC transporter ATP-binding protein, protein MTSSAETSRPVLLEVRDAVVHYGRIKALHGVSLVVHEGELVTLLGSNGAGKTTMMRAISGLRPLTSGSVWFEGRDISRVKAHQRVIDGLIQAPEGRGVFPGMTVVENLEMGCYGRKFASRHEHDERLDWVFQTFPRLAERRSQVGGTLSGGEQQMLAIGRALMSRPRVLLLDEPSMGLAPMVISQIFRIISEINSQGTTVLLVEQNAQQALSRSDRAYILETGNVTRTGDARELLADDSIRAAYLGVA, encoded by the coding sequence ATGACGAGCTCGGCTGAGACCAGCCGTCCGGTGCTGCTCGAGGTGCGCGACGCGGTGGTGCACTACGGCAGGATCAAGGCGTTGCACGGGGTTTCGCTGGTGGTGCATGAGGGGGAGTTGGTCACGCTGCTGGGCTCCAACGGGGCCGGCAAGACCACGATGATGCGGGCGATCTCGGGCTTACGGCCGCTGACGTCGGGCTCCGTATGGTTCGAAGGCCGCGACATCTCGCGCGTGAAAGCCCATCAGCGCGTCATCGACGGACTGATCCAGGCTCCGGAGGGACGCGGGGTCTTTCCGGGCATGACGGTGGTGGAAAACCTGGAGATGGGTTGTTATGGGCGCAAATTCGCGTCCCGCCATGAGCACGACGAGCGATTGGACTGGGTGTTCCAGACGTTCCCGAGGCTGGCTGAACGGCGATCCCAGGTGGGCGGCACCCTCTCCGGCGGCGAACAGCAGATGTTGGCCATCGGCCGCGCGCTGATGTCCCGACCCAGGGTGCTGTTGCTCGACGAGCCGTCGATGGGGTTGGCGCCGATGGTGATCTCGCAGATCTTCAGGATCATCTCCGAGATCAACTCTCAGGGCACCACCGTGTTGCTGGTCGAGCAGAACGCCCAACAGGCGCTGAGTCGCTCGGACCGGGCCTACATCCTGGAGACCGGCAACGTCACCCGAACCGGTGATGCGCGGGAGTTGTTGGCGGATGACAGCATTCGTGCCGCCTACTTGGGTGTCGCGTAG
- a CDS encoding GntP family permease translates to MTSALTHLAAGTELVEPVAGGAQLILAALAGIALIVVLITIVKLHPFLALIFGALTVGMASGENMSDVLASFSSGFGSTAASVGILIALGAMFAKLLADTGGADEIVDTIVGHASPRALPWAMALVGAIIGLPMFFEIGLVLLMPVIYLVARRSQLSLITVGIPALAGLSAMHGFVPPHPGPVAAISLLNADLGVTLALGVLVAIPTIVVAGPLFGKLAGRWVVLEVPDRFDAADSASADAGGGATASAAGTTTTTTTKARPTFVMTMFSVLLPVALMMGKALVDILVDDKSHLLRQTFDILGQPLMALLIAVVVGMFTLGGGAKMSRDQIVKCIESSLPPVAGIILIVAAGGGFKQVLVDTGIGTLLAEWAKGANLSVVLLAWVLAVLIRLATGSATVATITASSLMLGLVEGMSTGEVSLVVLAVGAGSLFFSHVNDAGFWLVKEYFGMTVGQTIKSWSLMETVLSVSGLVFVLLLGLVV, encoded by the coding sequence ATGACCTCGGCGCTCACTCATCTCGCGGCCGGGACGGAGCTGGTCGAGCCGGTGGCGGGCGGCGCGCAGTTGATCCTGGCCGCACTGGCCGGCATCGCCCTGATCGTCGTGCTCATCACGATCGTCAAACTGCATCCGTTCCTGGCCCTGATCTTCGGCGCGCTGACCGTGGGCATGGCATCGGGCGAAAACATGAGCGACGTGCTCGCCTCGTTCTCCAGCGGCTTCGGGTCAACTGCTGCCAGCGTCGGGATATTGATCGCTCTCGGCGCGATGTTCGCCAAGCTGTTGGCCGACACCGGGGGAGCGGACGAGATCGTCGACACCATCGTCGGGCACGCGTCACCGCGGGCGCTGCCATGGGCAATGGCGTTGGTGGGCGCGATCATCGGACTGCCGATGTTCTTCGAGATCGGGCTGGTGCTGTTGATGCCGGTGATCTATCTGGTGGCCCGCCGTTCTCAACTGTCCCTGATCACCGTCGGCATCCCCGCGCTGGCGGGCTTGTCGGCCATGCACGGATTCGTTCCACCACACCCGGGACCGGTCGCCGCGATCTCATTGCTCAACGCCGATCTCGGCGTCACGCTGGCGCTGGGTGTGCTGGTCGCAATCCCGACGATCGTGGTGGCAGGTCCGTTGTTCGGCAAATTGGCTGGTCGCTGGGTGGTCTTGGAAGTCCCGGACCGGTTCGACGCGGCGGACTCTGCGAGCGCTGACGCCGGTGGCGGTGCCACGGCCAGTGCGGCGGGGACGACTACGACCACCACCACGAAGGCGCGACCGACGTTCGTGATGACCATGTTCAGCGTGCTGCTGCCGGTGGCACTGATGATGGGCAAAGCGCTCGTCGACATCCTCGTCGACGACAAGTCGCATCTGTTGCGTCAGACGTTCGACATCCTCGGCCAACCCTTGATGGCGTTGCTGATCGCGGTGGTCGTCGGCATGTTCACTCTCGGTGGCGGCGCCAAGATGAGTCGCGACCAGATCGTGAAATGTATTGAGTCATCGCTGCCTCCGGTGGCCGGCATCATCCTGATCGTGGCGGCCGGTGGCGGATTCAAGCAGGTTCTGGTCGACACCGGGATCGGCACCCTGCTCGCCGAATGGGCCAAGGGCGCGAACCTGTCGGTCGTGCTGCTGGCGTGGGTGCTGGCGGTCCTGATCCGGCTGGCCACCGGGTCGGCCACCGTGGCCACTATTACCGCCTCGTCACTGATGCTTGGCCTGGTCGAGGGGATGAGCACCGGCGAGGTGTCCCTGGTGGTGCTCGCGGTGGGTGCCGGGTCGTTGTTCTTCTCGCATGTCAATGACGCCGGATTCTGGCTCGTGAAGGAATATTTCGGGATGACCGTGGGCCAGACCATCAAGTCCTGGTCGCTGATGGAAACCGTGCTGTCGGTGTCCGGTCTGGTTTTCGTCCTCTTGCTGGGACTGGTGGTCTGA
- a CDS encoding ANTAR domain-containing response regulator — protein sequence MTGSPTDADRPRRVLIAEDEALIRLDLAEMLREEGYEVVGEAGDGQVAVELAEALHPDLVIMDVKMPRRDGIDAASEIASKRIAPIVILTAFSQRELVERARDAGAMAYLVKPFSVTDLVPAIEVAVSRFSEIAALENEVATLGDRLETRKLVERAKGLLQSKHQMTEPEAFKWIQRAAMDRRTTMKRVAEVVLETLDESEEAPAPEN from the coding sequence ATGACCGGGTCACCAACAGACGCTGACAGACCACGCCGCGTGCTCATCGCCGAGGATGAGGCGCTCATCCGCCTCGACCTCGCCGAGATGCTCAGAGAAGAGGGCTACGAGGTTGTCGGTGAGGCAGGTGACGGTCAGGTGGCCGTCGAGCTCGCCGAGGCCCTGCACCCGGACCTGGTGATCATGGACGTCAAGATGCCGCGCCGCGACGGTATCGACGCCGCCTCTGAGATCGCCAGCAAGCGCATTGCCCCGATCGTCATCCTCACCGCGTTCAGCCAGCGAGAATTGGTCGAGCGTGCCCGTGATGCCGGGGCGATGGCCTATCTGGTCAAGCCCTTCAGTGTCACCGACCTGGTCCCGGCGATCGAGGTGGCGGTCAGCCGGTTCAGCGAGATCGCCGCGCTGGAAAACGAAGTCGCGACGTTGGGGGACCGGCTGGAGACCCGCAAGCTGGTCGAGCGGGCCAAGGGTTTGCTGCAGAGCAAACACCAGATGACCGAGCCCGAGGCCTTCAAGTGGATTCAGCGGGCCGCGATGGACCGCCGTACCACCATGAAACGGGTGGCCGAGGTGGTGCTGGAAACCCTGGACGAATCCGAGGAAGCGCCCGCTCCGGAGAACTGA
- a CDS encoding branched-chain amino acid ABC transporter substrate-binding protein yields the protein MRGRVARKAFALGSAGVVALAIAGCNQSSPEGEASQTNLKIVEKVQIDENGAEVKAAQDVTPADPAGDGKAACPPVMIGMMGALNGPDAALGINIKNGVQLAIDKHNAANAGCQVQLKSFDTEGDPQKATGVAPQIVDEAFIIGLIGPAFSGETKATGDVFNQAGLVAATASATNVTLSENGWRTFFRGLANDGVQGPSVANYLKNTLGNTKVCVVDDSTDYGLGLAEAVRETLGPVADSSCNISVKKGDKEFSAAVTQIKGAAPDSVFYSGYYSEAAPFVQQLKDGGVTATFVSADGTKDQQFVDQAGESSKGALLSCPCGPATGAFADEYTQKFGQAPGTYSTEGYDLGTILLKGIDSGAITRPALLDYVRKYEGQGVARKYQWTDKGELTTNLIWMYEVK from the coding sequence GTGCGCGGTCGCGTGGCACGGAAAGCGTTTGCTCTCGGAAGTGCGGGTGTGGTTGCCCTGGCGATTGCCGGCTGTAACCAATCCTCGCCAGAAGGCGAGGCATCGCAGACCAATTTGAAGATCGTCGAGAAGGTTCAGATCGACGAGAACGGTGCAGAGGTCAAGGCGGCCCAGGACGTCACGCCTGCTGATCCTGCCGGCGACGGCAAGGCCGCCTGCCCGCCGGTGATGATCGGCATGATGGGTGCGCTCAACGGTCCGGACGCCGCCCTGGGCATCAACATCAAGAACGGCGTGCAGCTGGCGATCGACAAGCACAACGCCGCCAACGCCGGCTGCCAGGTGCAGCTCAAGAGCTTTGACACCGAAGGTGATCCGCAGAAGGCCACCGGCGTGGCGCCGCAGATCGTCGACGAGGCGTTCATCATCGGCCTCATCGGGCCTGCGTTCTCCGGCGAGACCAAGGCCACCGGTGACGTGTTCAACCAGGCCGGTCTGGTCGCGGCCACCGCATCGGCCACCAACGTCACGTTGAGCGAGAACGGGTGGCGGACGTTCTTCCGCGGCCTGGCCAATGACGGCGTGCAGGGCCCCTCGGTGGCCAATTACCTCAAGAACACGCTCGGCAACACGAAGGTGTGCGTTGTCGACGACAGCACCGACTACGGTCTCGGCCTGGCCGAGGCCGTGCGTGAAACCCTTGGCCCGGTTGCCGATTCGTCGTGCAACATCTCGGTGAAGAAGGGGGACAAGGAGTTCTCCGCCGCCGTCACCCAGATCAAGGGCGCCGCCCCGGATTCGGTCTTCTACAGCGGTTACTACTCCGAGGCCGCACCGTTCGTGCAGCAACTCAAGGACGGCGGTGTGACGGCGACCTTCGTCAGCGCCGACGGCACCAAGGATCAACAGTTCGTCGACCAGGCCGGCGAATCATCGAAGGGCGCCTTGCTGTCCTGCCCGTGTGGTCCGGCCACCGGGGCGTTCGCCGATGAGTACACCCAGAAGTTCGGGCAGGCGCCCGGCACCTACAGCACCGAGGGCTATGACCTGGGCACCATCCTGCTCAAGGGCATCGACTCCGGTGCGATCACCCGGCCGGCGCTGCTGGACTACGTCCGCAAGTACGAGGGCCAAGGCGTGGCGCGCAAGTACCAGTGGACCGACAAGGGCGAGCTGACCACCAACCTGATCTGGATGTACGAAGTCAAGTAG
- a CDS encoding YnfA family protein: MLGKSIALFVLAAVLEIGGAWLVWQGVREHRGWMWMGAGVIALGAYGFVAAFQPDAHFGRVLAAYGGVFIAGSLLWGMAADGFRPDRWDVTGALVALLGVGLIMYAPR, from the coding sequence ATGTTAGGCAAATCGATCGCGCTGTTCGTCCTCGCCGCGGTGCTCGAGATCGGCGGAGCCTGGCTGGTGTGGCAGGGCGTGCGCGAGCATCGCGGCTGGATGTGGATGGGCGCCGGGGTGATCGCGCTCGGCGCCTATGGCTTCGTCGCGGCATTTCAGCCCGACGCTCACTTCGGCCGGGTCCTGGCCGCTTACGGCGGAGTGTTCATCGCCGGATCATTGTTGTGGGGCATGGCCGCCGACGGCTTCCGGCCCGACCGTTGGGATGTCACAGGTGCACTCGTGGCCCTGCTCGGCGTCGGGCTGATCATGTACGCGCCGCGCTGA
- a CDS encoding ABC transporter ATP-binding protein produces MSEPMPGVTESVEELAGVHREIQAAEGEVLLETRDLTVKFGGLVALDSVSFNIRRGEILGLIGPNGAGKTTCFNAITGVYRPSSGSVMFDGAPLGRIKRHQITRRGIARTFQNIRLFGEMTALENVMVGTDARHKTSVPGALVRSPRHRREERSAVERAVALLHFVGIAHRGEEKARNLPYGDQRRLEIARALATEPKLLCLDEPAAGFNPAEKASLIELIRRIRDDGYTVLLIEHDMRLVMGVTDRIVVLEFGRKIADGLPSEIREDPKVIAAYLGVPDDELG; encoded by the coding sequence ATGAGCGAGCCCATGCCCGGCGTCACCGAGAGCGTCGAGGAGCTGGCCGGGGTACACCGTGAGATCCAGGCCGCCGAGGGCGAGGTCCTGCTGGAGACGCGGGATCTCACCGTGAAGTTCGGTGGCCTGGTGGCGCTGGACTCGGTCAGTTTCAACATCCGGCGCGGGGAGATCCTCGGCCTGATCGGACCCAACGGCGCGGGCAAGACCACCTGTTTCAACGCGATCACCGGTGTGTACCGGCCCAGCTCGGGGTCGGTCATGTTCGATGGCGCTCCACTGGGCCGGATCAAACGTCACCAGATCACACGACGTGGCATCGCCCGCACCTTCCAGAACATCCGCCTCTTCGGTGAGATGACCGCACTGGAGAACGTCATGGTGGGAACCGATGCGCGGCACAAGACCTCGGTGCCGGGTGCCCTGGTGCGGTCCCCACGACACCGTCGCGAGGAGCGGTCCGCGGTCGAACGCGCCGTGGCCTTGCTGCACTTTGTCGGAATCGCGCATCGCGGGGAGGAGAAGGCCAGAAACCTTCCCTATGGAGATCAGCGGCGCCTGGAGATCGCCCGCGCGCTGGCCACCGAGCCCAAGCTGTTGTGCCTGGACGAGCCGGCTGCGGGGTTCAACCCGGCCGAGAAGGCATCGCTGATCGAGTTGATCCGAAGGATCCGCGACGACGGCTACACGGTGCTGCTGATCGAGCACGACATGCGCCTGGTGATGGGCGTGACCGACCGCATCGTGGTGCTGGAATTCGGCCGCAAGATCGCCGACGGATTGCCATCCGAAATCCGCGAGGACCCGAAGGTCATCGCCGCGTATCTGGGGGTGCCCGATGACGAGCTCGGCTGA
- a CDS encoding isoprenylcysteine carboxylmethyltransferase family protein, producing MKAVARVVGFGLVELIVFGLVLFSLAGTFNFWQAWAFLVVFALSTWIPSIYLQRADPAAHQRRKHAGPAAESRTLQKVLIAAWYASLAAMVVVSALDHRFGWSSVPPAICVAGDVLVAVGLGVTSLVVIQNSFAASTVQVETGQQLASTGLYGLVRHPMYTGNVLTIVGFPLALGSYWGLLPVVPGLIMLIVRIRDEEKLLVEELDGYREYTKKARYRLVPYMW from the coding sequence GTGAAAGCCGTTGCGAGAGTTGTGGGATTCGGGCTCGTTGAGCTCATCGTGTTCGGCTTGGTGCTGTTCTCACTCGCCGGAACATTCAACTTCTGGCAGGCGTGGGCGTTTCTGGTGGTGTTCGCTCTTTCGACGTGGATCCCGAGCATCTACCTGCAACGCGCGGACCCCGCTGCGCACCAACGGCGCAAGCACGCAGGGCCGGCCGCCGAAAGCCGAACGCTGCAGAAGGTCCTCATTGCGGCGTGGTACGCATCGCTGGCAGCAATGGTCGTGGTCAGCGCCCTGGACCATCGCTTCGGTTGGTCCTCGGTGCCGCCGGCGATCTGCGTGGCCGGCGATGTTCTGGTAGCCGTCGGGCTGGGCGTCACGAGCCTCGTCGTCATCCAGAACAGCTTCGCGGCCTCCACCGTTCAGGTGGAGACAGGCCAGCAGCTTGCCTCCACCGGCCTGTATGGGCTTGTGCGCCATCCCATGTACACCGGCAACGTACTGACCATCGTCGGCTTCCCCCTCGCGCTCGGGTCCTATTGGGGGCTGCTGCCCGTCGTACCCGGCCTCATCATGCTCATCGTTCGCATCCGCGATGAAGAAAAGCTGCTTGTCGAAGAGCTGGACGGATATCGCGAATACACGAAGAAGGCGCGCTATCGCCTGGTGCCCTACATGTGGTGA
- a CDS encoding branched-chain amino acid ABC transporter permease — translation MIHQCVEQFACLAANISFNLDGLRDGFWQLTIDGLSWGAIYALVAVGYTLVFGVLRLINFAHSEIFMLGMFGAYFCLDVILGFTPSGNTYNKGVALTVLYLGIALLFAMLVSGSAAVGLELIAYRPLRKRNARALTFLITAIGMSFVLQEFVHFVLPKLMKGYGGSNAQQPIVLVQPKAQFTIFGATVSNVTLVVVGAALVLALLTDIAINRTKFGRGIRAVAQDPTTATLMGVSRERIIMRTFLIGGLLAGAAALLYTLKVPQGIIYSGGFLLGIKAFSAAVLGGIGNLRGALLGGLLLGIMENYGQAVFGTQWRDVVAFVLLVLVLLFRPTGILGESLGKARV, via the coding sequence ATGATCCACCAGTGCGTCGAGCAGTTCGCCTGCCTGGCAGCCAACATCAGCTTCAACTTGGATGGTCTGCGAGACGGGTTCTGGCAGTTGACGATCGACGGCCTCTCCTGGGGTGCGATCTATGCACTGGTGGCGGTGGGCTATACCCTGGTCTTCGGCGTGCTGCGCCTGATCAACTTCGCCCATTCCGAGATCTTCATGCTGGGCATGTTCGGCGCCTACTTCTGTCTGGATGTGATTCTCGGTTTCACCCCGAGCGGCAACACCTACAACAAGGGCGTCGCGTTGACTGTGCTGTATCTCGGCATCGCGTTGCTGTTCGCGATGCTGGTCTCGGGATCGGCGGCAGTCGGTCTGGAACTCATCGCCTATCGACCGCTGCGAAAACGCAATGCCCGCGCCCTGACCTTCCTCATCACGGCCATCGGTATGTCATTCGTCCTGCAGGAGTTCGTGCACTTCGTGTTGCCGAAGCTGATGAAGGGCTACGGCGGGAGCAACGCGCAACAACCCATCGTCCTGGTCCAGCCGAAAGCCCAGTTCACGATTTTCGGCGCGACGGTGTCGAACGTGACGCTGGTGGTCGTGGGCGCCGCGCTGGTGTTGGCGCTGCTGACCGACATCGCGATCAACCGCACGAAGTTCGGACGTGGGATCCGTGCGGTGGCGCAGGATCCGACCACCGCCACGCTGATGGGCGTCTCCCGGGAGCGCATCATCATGCGGACCTTCCTCATCGGCGGGTTGCTGGCCGGGGCGGCGGCGCTGCTGTACACGCTGAAGGTGCCGCAGGGCATCATCTACTCGGGCGGATTCCTCCTCGGCATCAAGGCGTTCTCGGCGGCGGTGCTCGGCGGTATCGGGAATCTCCGTGGAGCCCTGCTGGGCGGTCTGCTGCTGGGCATCATGGAGAACTACGGGCAGGCGGTATTCGGGACGCAATGGCGTGACGTCGTGGCGTTCGTGTTGCTGGTGCTGGTCCTGTTGTTCCGGCCGACCGGCATACTCGGTGAAAGCCTCGGGAAGGCACGGGTATGA
- a CDS encoding RDD family protein: MSTGDYQPEFGQYGQPGGYPPPYGGQPSGGYPPAYGGQAPGGLGRRWFARVIDGIFVMIGAFFLSFVTDSLSSYWVTGLFTGLLMFVYYVAFEVSMGATPGKKLLGLAVHGPGTAAKPTAAQSAIRNAFTLLTIIPWVGGLLAVVAMIIIAVTISSSPTKQGKHDELAGGTQVVRG, translated from the coding sequence ATGAGCACGGGTGACTATCAACCGGAATTCGGTCAGTACGGACAACCGGGCGGCTATCCGCCGCCTTATGGCGGCCAACCATCGGGTGGGTACCCCCCGGCCTACGGCGGGCAAGCGCCTGGCGGCCTGGGCCGGCGCTGGTTCGCGAGGGTGATCGACGGGATCTTCGTCATGATCGGGGCGTTCTTCCTGTCGTTCGTCACCGACTCGCTGTCGAGCTACTGGGTGACCGGCCTGTTCACCGGACTGCTGATGTTCGTCTATTACGTGGCTTTCGAGGTGTCGATGGGCGCGACACCGGGCAAGAAGCTGCTCGGGCTCGCCGTGCACGGTCCGGGCACGGCGGCCAAGCCGACGGCCGCGCAGTCGGCGATCCGCAATGCCTTCACCCTCCTGACGATCATTCCGTGGGTGGGCGGCCTCCTGGCCGTCGTCGCGATGATCATCATCGCGGTGACCATCAGCTCGAGCCCCACCAAACAGGGCAAGCACGACGAACTCGCCGGCGGAACACAGGTGGTCCGCGGCTGA
- a CDS encoding FadR/GntR family transcriptional regulator produces MSSPSNVGALHANLLTALGTGIVSGALAAEQVLTLDRVSAEHEVSRSVAREVIRVLESMGMVESRRRVGITVQPSRKWNVFDPRLIRWRLDAGDRVPFLASLSELRRGFEPAAAALAARRANPDQCRILAAAVSDMVVHGRSGNLDAYLLADKVFHQTLLDASGNEMFRALTDVVAEVLAGRTEHGLMPDSPNPAAIELHDEVARAIRLRDEAAAERAMRAIIDEAATAVIDDDSAHLS; encoded by the coding sequence GTGTCCTCGCCCTCAAACGTCGGCGCGTTGCATGCCAACCTGCTGACGGCGCTCGGTACCGGGATCGTCTCCGGCGCACTGGCGGCCGAGCAGGTGCTGACCCTGGACCGAGTCAGCGCCGAGCACGAGGTGTCCCGCAGCGTCGCGCGCGAGGTGATCCGGGTGCTGGAGTCGATGGGCATGGTGGAGTCGCGGCGTCGGGTCGGGATCACGGTGCAGCCGTCACGCAAGTGGAATGTGTTCGATCCCAGACTGATTCGCTGGCGCTTGGACGCCGGGGACCGAGTGCCGTTCCTGGCATCACTGTCCGAGCTGCGACGAGGTTTCGAACCGGCCGCCGCGGCCCTCGCCGCACGGCGGGCCAACCCCGACCAATGCCGAATCTTGGCTGCCGCCGTCTCCGACATGGTGGTGCACGGACGGTCCGGCAACCTCGACGCATACCTGCTGGCGGACAAGGTTTTCCACCAGACCCTCCTGGACGCCAGCGGCAACGAGATGTTCCGCGCACTCACTGACGTGGTGGCCGAGGTCCTGGCCGGGCGCACCGAACACGGCCTGATGCCGGACTCCCCCAACCCGGCGGCCATCGAGTTGCACGACGAGGTGGCCCGGGCCATTCGGCTGCGCGACGAGGCGGCCGCCGAACGCGCGATGCGGGCGATCATTGATGAGGCCGCCACCGCGGTGATCGACGACGACAGCGCCCATCTGAGCTGA
- a CDS encoding gluconokinase, with protein sequence MGSPVVVMGVSGSGKSTVGAALAQRMRVPFADADDFHPAANIAKMSAGHALDDDDRYPWLESIGEWLAKHHDGGVMSCSALKHKYRDQLRRHCPDVVFLHLSGSPEVIRRRQASRPGHFMPAALLDSQFATLEPLGPDEAGAAIDVDQSIDAIIDEYMVQSDTATTGQEKR encoded by the coding sequence ATGGGTTCACCAGTCGTGGTCATGGGCGTATCGGGGTCCGGCAAATCGACAGTCGGCGCCGCGCTGGCACAGCGGATGCGGGTGCCGTTCGCCGACGCCGATGACTTTCACCCCGCCGCCAACATTGCCAAGATGTCTGCCGGCCATGCCCTCGACGACGACGATCGCTACCCGTGGCTGGAGTCGATCGGTGAGTGGCTCGCCAAGCACCACGATGGCGGCGTGATGAGCTGCTCGGCGCTCAAACACAAGTACCGCGACCAATTGCGCCGGCACTGCCCCGATGTGGTGTTTCTCCATCTGAGCGGATCACCAGAGGTGATCCGCCGACGCCAGGCCAGCCGACCAGGGCATTTCATGCCGGCCGCCCTGCTGGACTCGCAATTCGCGACGCTGGAGCCGCTCGGTCCCGATGAAGCCGGTGCCGCCATCGACGTGGATCAGAGCATCGACGCCATTATCGATGAATATATGGTCCAATCCGACACTGCGACAACAGGACAGGAGAAGCGATGA
- a CDS encoding branched-chain amino acid ABC transporter permease yields the protein MSEPHGSASAGSVTKTLLAPGDAIRESWSTLPRAAKWVVGIVGFGLLALLPLFTPSFLNTPGISFGGTMAQFAMVAIIAIGLNVVVGQAGLLDLGYVGFYAVGAYTVALLTSPDSPWNKVGPNGFFSKDWAWLSCVPLAMAVTALAGLILGTPTLRLRGDYLAIVTLGFGEIIRLLADNLSDITNGSRGLNQVAYPRIGESEKLPNGVFSSGNSVGEANYGTWWFWLGLILMIGILLLVGNLERSRVGRAWVAVREDEDAAEVMGVNTFRFKLWAFVIGAAIGGLSGALYAGQVQYVAPPTFNIINSMLFLCAVVLGGQGNKLGVIFGAFIVVYLPNRLLGVEFLGINLGDLKYLFFGLALVVLMIFRPQGLFPVRQQLLTYGRAARQLLRGTTDKEPVG from the coding sequence ATGAGCGAACCTCACGGTTCAGCATCCGCCGGTTCGGTGACCAAGACCCTGCTGGCCCCCGGCGACGCCATCCGCGAATCCTGGTCCACCCTGCCCAGGGCGGCCAAATGGGTTGTGGGCATTGTGGGATTCGGGTTGCTGGCACTGCTGCCGTTGTTCACCCCGAGCTTTCTCAACACCCCTGGCATCAGCTTCGGCGGCACCATGGCACAGTTCGCGATGGTCGCCATCATCGCGATCGGCCTCAACGTCGTCGTCGGTCAGGCCGGCCTCCTCGACCTCGGCTACGTCGGCTTCTACGCCGTCGGCGCCTACACCGTCGCCTTGTTGACCAGCCCCGACAGCCCGTGGAACAAGGTGGGCCCCAACGGTTTCTTCAGCAAGGACTGGGCCTGGCTGTCCTGCGTGCCGTTGGCCATGGCCGTCACCGCGCTGGCCGGGTTGATCCTGGGGACGCCGACGCTGCGCTTGCGCGGCGACTACCTGGCCATCGTCACCCTCGGTTTCGGTGAGATCATCCGGCTGCTGGCCGACAATCTGTCCGACATCACCAACGGTTCACGCGGGCTCAATCAGGTTGCCTATCCTCGGATCGGGGAGAGCGAGAAGTTGCCGAACGGCGTGTTCTCGAGCGGCAACTCGGTCGGTGAGGCCAACTATGGCACCTGGTGGTTCTGGCTCGGCCTGATCCTGATGATCGGCATCCTGCTGTTGGTCGGCAATCTGGAGCGCAGCCGGGTCGGGCGCGCCTGGGTAGCCGTTCGGGAGGACGAGGACGCCGCAGAGGTGATGGGCGTCAACACCTTCCGGTTCAAGCTGTGGGCCTTCGTGATCGGCGCCGCGATCGGTGGGCTCTCCGGTGCGCTCTACGCCGGTCAGGTCCAGTACGTTGCGCCACCGACGTTCAACATCATCAACTCGATGTTGTTCCTGTGCGCGGTGGTGCTCGGCGGGCAGGGCAACAAGCTCGGCGTGATCTTCGGCGCCTTCATCGTCGTGTATCTGCCGAACCGCCTCCTGGGGGTCGAGTTCCTCGGGATCAACCTCGGTGACCTGAAGTACCTGTTCTTCGGTCTGGCGCTGGTGGTGCTGATGATCTTCCGGCCGCAGGGGCTGTTCCCGGTGCGCCAACAACTGCTGACCTACGGCAGAGCGGCCCGACAGTTGTTGCGCGGCACCACAGACAAGGAGCCGGTGGGATGA